The nucleotide sequence CATTGGCTCCCGCTTCACCAAGTGCAATAGCTACTCCTTCGCCAATACCAGAATTAGCACCGGTTACTATAGCCGTTTGTGAATCTAATTTTTTCTTTTGCATAAAATTTATTTTGAAATATTATTTTTTCGATTTAAGTGTATTATTTTATAACTCAATATGATAACCGCGAATACCAGAGTAATCGCGTTTGCAATGATGATTGGCAAATTATCACTTAAGATTCCAAATAAAAGCCATAAAAGTGTGCCCGCAGAAAAAAGCAGATACATGAAAAATGAAATACTTCGTGTATCTTTTGTCCGGATAGTTTTAATCGCCTGCGGTACAAACGAACTTGTAGTTAGCACAGCAGCGGCAAATCCCATAATTGTAATGAATGACATAATTCTTTTAGAGTGATAATAATTTGATATAAATATTTTAGACAAAACTTATGCAAAATTTGAAAAAGAAAATACAGACACATTTTGAACTATATGGATAAAAAGCGAATAAGGAGACGATTGAAAATATTTGGCATAATGAAATCAAATCGGTACGTAAAATGCAAAATCACTTTATATTTTAATCGTCAACTAATATTCAATTAGGCAAAACACAAAATCCGAATCGTTGTAATTTGCTTCTCCGGTAACTGCAGGATTCTTTTGGCGAAGCCATCCCTTTGGGAGAGGATATTAAAACCAACACAGGCGAAGTTGCAGCATTTAGGCTGTGGTGTTTGAATCCACGCACGCACGAGGCGTGCGACTTACTTGTAATCTCTTCGATGCTGACAAAAGTCAGGTTTCAATCCACGCACGCGTGAAGCGTGCGACTCCAATCTTAGTAGTATAATTATTAGAGACAACTCGTTTCAATCCACGCACGCGTGAAGCGTGCGACCCGGCTATAATTATCATTAATACCAAGTTCATCGTTTCAATCCACGCACGCGTGAAGCGTGCGACGTTTTCAAGGGATGAAGTTGCCGAGATATTATTAGTTTCAATCCACGCACGCGTGAAGCGTGCGACAATAGCCCAATATCCTGTTGTATCAGCACTAATAGTTTCAATCCACGCACGCGTGAAGCGTGCGACCTAATTGTGCTTTTAACACCGGCGACGTAAGCTGTTTCAATCCACGCACGCGTGAAGCGTGCGACCGTTAAAACCTCTTTCGCCTTCCCGATTATTGTGGTTTCAATCCACGCACGCGTGAAGCGTGCGACTGGGAGGCACTGCAATAATGTATATTGATAACATAGTTTCAATCCACGCACGCGTGAAGCGTGCGACCTTTTATGATATATTTTCAGGTGGTGCATGGGTGGTTTCAATCCACGCACGCGTGAAGCGTGCGACTTATAACAACTTAATTTATCACGGCGGACATCTTGTTTCAATCCACGCACGCGTGAAGCGTGCGACCCCCGAAGGACGGATCACTATCAAAACGCAAGGTTGTTTCAATCCACGCACGCGTGAAGCGTGCGACGGGAAAACAACATCATCACCGTTAGTATCGAGCTGTTTCAATCCACGCACGCGTGAAGCGTGCGACTTTAATTTTATGCGCTCCGGGATGTCAACATACTGTTTCAATCCACGCACGCGTGAAGCGTGCGACTGTTATCATAATTGATCCCTTCTGTTTTCTCTTCAGTTTCAATCCACGCACGCGTGAAGCGTGCGACGTCCACATCATTTAACATCGCACAAACACAGGAGGTTTCAATCCACGCACGCGTGAAGCGTGCGACTATTGACCCAAGAACTCTTGATGAGGAAACAATTGTTTCAATCCACGCACGCGTGAAGCGTGCGACGTGACAGTTTTTAACAAATAATTTATTGGAGCAAGTTTCAATCCACGCACGCGTGAAGCGTGCGACCTTACACACGGGAGTTTTCAGAATTAACCACAGAGTTTCAATCCACGCACGCGTGAAGCGTGCGACTGCAAAACGAAATTACCAAGCGTGGTTTACGTAAGTTTCAATCCACGCACGCGTGAAGCGTGCGACAAGCTATTCTTGCACTATCAGCATTTAATATCTTGTTTCAATCCACGCACGCGTGAAGCGTGCGACTGTCTGTTCAAACGGGTGGGGCTGGTGCAGATGTGTTTCAATCCACGCACGCGTGAAGCGTGCGACGTTGTAAGATTATTGATAATTATTCCTTCGGGATTGTTTCAATCCACGCACGCGTGAAGCGTGCGACGTATGTAAATCAGAGTTCATTCCGTTTAACCCGGAGAGTTTCAATCCACGCACGCGTGAAGCGTGCGACTGTCCCATCATTTATAACAAATATGACAGAAGATGTTTCAATCCACGCACGCGTGAAGCGTGCGACATATGTTCGGACTTCTTCCAGAGTCAATTGAATTGTTTCAATCCACGCACGCGTGAAGCGTGCGACACAAATACATTAATAATATACCGATTGAAGGAAGTTTCAATCCACGCACGCGTGAAGCGTGCGACGTGGGACGATGGAACACCTAACTCTTTTATTTTAGTTTCAATCCACGCACGCGTGAAGCGTGCGACGTATGTATGGCGCTATTGATGTAGGGACTTCTGGTTTCAATCCACGCACGCGTGAAGCGT is from Ignavibacteriota bacterium and encodes:
- a CDS encoding SemiSWEET transporter; its protein translation is MSFITIMGFAAAVLTTSSFVPQAIKTIRTKDTRSISFFMYLLFSAGTLLWLLFGILSDNLPIIIANAITLVFAVIILSYKIIHLNRKNNISK